The Allocatelliglobosispora scoriae genome contains a region encoding:
- the hisC gene encoding histidinol-phosphate transaminase: protein MSLTRADLDALPTYVPGRSIPGAIKLASNEVPYGPLPGVVEAATEAAANSFRYPDMGVVALRERLADRLGVAVNRVATGCGSVALAEHVTRASCLPGDEIVYSWRSFEAYPIIAAGTGATSIRVPNTAEHGHDLAAMAAAVTSRTKLVIVCNPNNPTGTANRRAELDEFLDTVGPDVLVVLDEAYREFVTDPDIPDGVAAYADRPNVVVLRTFSKAWGLAGLRIGYLVAQPDVVATIGKVTTPFSSNLAAQAAAIAALDAEDEMRRRCDLVIAERTRVQAALDELLPGIPASQANFVWLPLGAGSAEFAGVCEANGVIVRPFQGDGVRVTIGTPEENDAFLAAAEKALV, encoded by the coding sequence ATGAGTTTGACCCGAGCCGACCTGGACGCGCTCCCCACCTACGTGCCGGGACGGTCCATCCCCGGCGCCATCAAGCTCGCCAGCAACGAGGTCCCCTACGGCCCGCTGCCGGGCGTGGTCGAGGCCGCCACCGAAGCCGCCGCCAACTCCTTCCGCTACCCCGACATGGGCGTCGTGGCGCTGCGTGAGCGGCTCGCCGACCGGCTCGGCGTCGCGGTGAACCGGGTGGCGACGGGTTGCGGTTCCGTGGCGCTCGCCGAGCACGTGACCCGCGCCAGCTGCCTGCCCGGCGACGAGATCGTCTACTCGTGGCGGTCCTTCGAGGCCTACCCGATCATCGCCGCGGGCACCGGGGCCACCAGCATCCGCGTACCCAACACCGCAGAGCACGGGCACGACCTCGCCGCGATGGCGGCCGCGGTCACGTCACGCACGAAGCTGGTCATCGTCTGCAACCCCAACAACCCGACCGGTACGGCGAACCGCCGCGCCGAGCTCGACGAGTTCCTCGACACCGTGGGACCCGACGTGCTGGTGGTGCTCGACGAGGCATACCGGGAGTTCGTCACCGATCCCGACATCCCCGACGGCGTCGCCGCCTACGCCGACCGCCCCAACGTGGTGGTCCTGCGTACGTTCTCCAAGGCATGGGGCCTCGCAGGCCTCCGCATCGGCTACCTGGTGGCCCAGCCCGACGTCGTCGCCACGATCGGCAAGGTGACCACACCCTTCTCCAGCAACCTCGCCGCCCAGGCTGCCGCGATCGCGGCTCTCGACGCCGAGGACGAGATGCGGCGCCGCTGCGATCTCGTCATCGCCGAGCGCACCCGGGTGCAGGCGGCCCTCGACGAGCTGCTGCCCGGCATCCCGGCGAGCCAGGCCAACTTCGTCTGGCTGCCGCTGGGCGCCGGCTCGGCCGAGTTCGCCGGAGTCTGCGAGGCCAACGGCGTGATCGTGCGGCCGTTCCAGGGCGACGGCGTCCGGGTCACCATCGGCACCCCCGAGGAGAACGACGCCTTCCTCGCCGCAGCCGAGAAGGCGCTGGTGTGA
- a CDS encoding outer membrane protein assembly factor BamB family protein → MSRRRRALIAAGSVVALAATGVIAWRVLAPAEVVTSAVTDYPSRSPDPLAGPKGALVSSPLILDGRLRVYATDRRVWSDTSADYRWETNAFWSYRRWPERVAAVAAPASTDPLVASLWSDGRLVGLDGRTGKVSWQSETGITPPSVDPGRTGSALVWQQISLLTGVTTDGRPVIVVVGAAETRAYSASDGALLWSQRFSCDGGNLTSAGAYITLDPCTHELVQVDLGSGAVKRAAAPASKVTGLACRVFRSECGGLRLDQSSATVFTGAEGTSAPALAPTTSWLAMTADGRPVAFDATFTARDPADGKELWSWRPKGLSSPASVIATVPGRILLLTEDRTLIALDTTDGAELSRSSVLLKQDGDAPYVIGPVYAVGRYVAVERHIPGASSAEGGDKFYYTNRPVLLAVS, encoded by the coding sequence GTGAGTCGGCGGCGCAGAGCGCTGATCGCGGCTGGGAGCGTCGTCGCCCTGGCCGCGACCGGTGTCATCGCCTGGCGGGTGCTCGCCCCCGCCGAGGTGGTCACGAGCGCGGTCACGGATTACCCGAGCAGGTCGCCGGACCCCCTCGCGGGGCCCAAGGGCGCCCTCGTCAGCAGCCCGCTGATCCTCGACGGGCGGTTGCGCGTCTACGCCACGGACCGCCGGGTGTGGTCCGACACGTCTGCCGACTACCGCTGGGAGACGAACGCCTTCTGGTCCTATCGCCGCTGGCCGGAGCGGGTCGCAGCCGTCGCCGCGCCCGCGTCGACGGATCCGCTCGTCGCCAGCCTCTGGTCCGACGGGCGCCTGGTCGGCCTCGACGGCCGCACCGGCAAGGTCTCCTGGCAGTCGGAGACGGGGATCACCCCGCCCTCCGTCGACCCCGGGCGGACCGGTTCGGCCCTGGTCTGGCAGCAGATCAGCCTCCTCACCGGAGTCACCACCGACGGCCGGCCGGTGATCGTCGTGGTCGGTGCCGCCGAGACCCGGGCCTACTCCGCCAGCGACGGCGCGCTGCTCTGGTCCCAGCGGTTCAGCTGCGACGGCGGCAACCTGACCTCGGCCGGCGCCTACATCACGCTGGATCCGTGCACCCACGAGCTGGTCCAGGTGGACCTCGGCTCCGGCGCCGTCAAGCGCGCTGCGGCACCGGCGAGCAAGGTCACCGGCCTCGCCTGCCGGGTCTTCCGGTCCGAGTGCGGCGGTCTGCGCCTCGACCAGAGCAGCGCCACCGTCTTCACCGGCGCCGAGGGCACCTCGGCCCCGGCTCTCGCACCGACGACGAGCTGGCTCGCGATGACCGCCGACGGGCGCCCTGTGGCCTTCGACGCGACCTTCACGGCCCGCGACCCCGCCGACGGTAAGGAACTGTGGTCGTGGCGCCCCAAGGGGCTCTCATCGCCCGCGAGCGTCATCGCCACGGTGCCGGGCCGGATCCTCCTGCTCACCGAGGACCGCACGCTGATCGCGCTCGACACCACCGACGGCGCCGAGCTCTCCCGATCCTCCGTGCTCCTCAAGCAGGACGGTGACGCACCCTATGTCATCGGCCCGGTCTACGCGGTGGGGCGCTATGTCGCGGTCGAACGGCACATCCCCGGTGCGTCGAGTGCCGAGGGCGGCGACAAGTTCTATTACACCAACCGTCCGGTTCTGCTCGCCGTGAGTTGA